A stretch of DNA from Microbacterium sp. LWS13-1.2:
AGGTAATCAGCGTCGTTGCCGTAAGCGCCGTACTCGTTCTCCACCTGCAGCAGGACCACGGGGCCGCCGCTGTCGATCTGCCGCGGGGCCACTACAGCGAGCGCCGCCTCCAGGTACTCGGTGACGGCTGCGAGATAGCGAGGCTCTGACGAGCGCAGACGGATCTCTGGTGTCGACAACAGCCACGCCGGAAGGCCGCCTCCGTCCCACTCGGCGCAGATGTAAGGCCCGGGCCGGACGATCGCGTGCATTCCGGCCTCGCCCACGAGATCGAGGAATCGGCCAAGATCAAGGCCGCCCTGCGTATCGAAGGTCCCGCGCGTCTGGCTGTGCGCGTTCCACGGGATGTAGGTCTCGATGGTATTCAATCCCATCAGACGACCCTTTGCGATCCGATCGGCCCACTGATCCGGATGGATCCGGAAGTAGTGGAGTGCCCCGGAGAGGATGCGCAGGGGCTCACCATCGAGGAGGAACGTCTCGTCGTCATAGGCGAAACGGGAGGCGGTCATGTGCGTACTCCTTTATGCCGATGGGGGGTGCGGGTCGTCCTCGGGTGAACGACCCGCACCCCCATCGGGGTCTTACTCTCCGACGTTGAAGCCCTGCTCCTGGCCGTAGGTGATGTTGGCGTCCTGCCACGCAGTCAGACCGTCCGCGAGGTCACCTCCACTTGCATAGATCGGACCCATCGCGTCACCGTAGATGCTGTTCGCATAGGCCTGCCACGGCAGGTACTGCCAACCGGGAACAACCGACTTTGCCGCCTCCACCAGAACTTTGTTGATCTGCTGGCCGCCGAAGTACTCCGGCTCGGCGTTCAGGAAGTCGGGCGACTCGAGCTGAGCGATCGTGGCCGGGAAGCCCCCGGAGCCCACGAAGATGTCGATCGACTCGTCGGAGGCGTTCAGCCACTTCAAGAAGCCCGCAGCGAGCGCGGGGTTCTTGGACTGCTTCGTGACGGCTTCCGTGCTGCCGCCATTCTCCGCCGTGGCGGCCGCGCCGCCGTCGTAGGTCGGCATCGGCGCGACGCGCCAGTTGCCGGCGCCGTCGGCAGCCCCGGACTCCAGGACGCCGGGCATCCAGGCGCCGATCGGCAGCGTCGCGATCTTACCGTTGGAGAGGTTCGCGAACCACTCCTCGCTCCAGCCGCCGATGCCGCCCAGCAGCCCCTCATCCACAAGGGTCCCCCATGTCTCGGCGTAGCGCTGGGCACCCTCGTCCTGCAGGTCGATGGTTACCTTGTCGCCATCGACCTGGAACGACTTGGAGCCGGCCTGCCAGAGCATCGCGGAACCGAAGCCGCCGTCCAATCCGGAGTCATTGGTGATGAAGTACTCAGGGTCGGCGGCGTGGAGCTTGCGGGCCGCATCGATGTACTCGTCCCATGTCGTGGGGACCGTGAGACCGAACTTGTCGAAGGTGGCCTTGTTGTAGAACAGAGCCATCGGACCGGAGTCCTGAGGGAGGCCCCAGATGCCGCCCTGGCTGACGTTCGCCCAGGCCGAGGCGGTGTACAGGTCCTCGAGATCGTCGAACCCGTAGTCGGTGAGATCGACGAGACCGTCGGCGAGAACGAACTGGGGTACGGACATGTACTCCAGCTGAACGACGTCGGGTGCCCCGTTGCCGGCGGCGAGCGCGTTCTGCAGCTTCAGGTTGCTGTCGTTCGAACCTCCGGAGTTGACGAACTTGACGTTGACCTTCGGATAGGCCTTTTCGAACGCTTCAACCTGGTCCTCGGCCGATGGACTCCAGCTCCAGAATGTGATCTCGCCCCCTTCTTTCAGTGCGTTTTCGACGGCGTCGGCACCCTGCTCTCCTGCTGGGTCGGGTGTGCTGGAGCTGGCGCACGCTGCGAGGGTCAGGCCGACCAGGGCGGCGGCGACGCTCGCGGCGACGCTGCGCACGATCAGACGACGGTTCATGCTGTTCCTTTCGGTGGTGGTGATGTTTGCCCCGGGCAGGGGATCGTGGTCATCAGTTGAGGCGGTCACTGCTTGACACTTCCGGCGGCAAGGCCGGACTGCCAGTAGCGCTGCATGAGCAGGAATGCACCGACGATCGGGATGATCGTGAGCAATGCTCCGGTGATGACGAGATTGAAGATCGGATCGGCTCCGATGCCCGCGCCCTGTGAGTTCCAGAGCTGGAGACCGATCGGGAGGGGGTAGAGGTCTGGGTTGCTGAGCATGATCAGCGGGAGGAAGTAGTTGTTCCACGAGGCGACGATGGCGAACAGCGCCACGGTCGCCACGCCGGGCGCGAGCAATCGCAGGGAGATGGTGAAGAACGTGCGGAGCTCTCCGGACCCGTCCACACGCGCCGCCTCGAGCAACTCCGTCGGAATCGCCTCACTCGCGTAGACCCAGACCAGATAGAGCCCGAACGGCGACACGAGCGAGGGGATGATCACGGACCACACCGTGTTCGTCAGG
This window harbors:
- a CDS encoding sugar ABC transporter substrate-binding protein — translated: MNRRLIVRSVAASVAAALVGLTLAACASSSTPDPAGEQGADAVENALKEGGEITFWSWSPSAEDQVEAFEKAYPKVNVKFVNSGGSNDSNLKLQNALAAGNGAPDVVQLEYMSVPQFVLADGLVDLTDYGFDDLEDLYTASAWANVSQGGIWGLPQDSGPMALFYNKATFDKFGLTVPTTWDEYIDAARKLHAADPEYFITNDSGLDGGFGSAMLWQAGSKSFQVDGDKVTIDLQDEGAQRYAETWGTLVDEGLLGGIGGWSEEWFANLSNGKIATLPIGAWMPGVLESGAADGAGNWRVAPMPTYDGGAAATAENGGSTEAVTKQSKNPALAAGFLKWLNASDESIDIFVGSGGFPATIAQLESPDFLNAEPEYFGGQQINKVLVEAAKSVVPGWQYLPWQAYANSIYGDAMGPIYASGGDLADGLTAWQDANITYGQEQGFNVGE
- a CDS encoding carbohydrate ABC transporter permease; its protein translation is MSQTLTVRGRRSAAPRRSIILTLVMFAFVLYSLVPLVWLLISSTKTQESLLNSFGLWFSGPFAFFDNVWQTLTYDDGIFLHWFGNTLLYVVVGAGGATLLATLGGYGLARFTFPGKRFIFTLILAAIAIPGTALAVPTFLLFSQMGLTNTVWSVIIPSLVSPFGLYLVWVYASEAIPTELLEAARVDGSGELRTFFTISLRLLAPGVATVALFAIVASWNNYFLPLIMLSNPDLYPLPIGLQLWNSQGAGIGADPIFNLVITGALLTIIPIVGAFLLMQRYWQSGLAAGSVKQ